The genomic DNA TGGAACATTGGGGAAGAataaaatgggaagggaaaactgatggatttcatttattttttgagacTTTGCCAATCAGGAATCCATTGGAAAATCTTAATAAAATCAAAAATTCCTGAATTCTATTAACATCACATATGAAATTTTACCAAACCTCAGCTTCCAGTAACTGGAAATAGAATAGAAAAGGTAATGGAGGGTAAAATGGCTTGCCATCAAAAAGCAGACACCATCAAGACATGTGGTAATAAAGTATGTTAATAACCAAATTTTAAGAGAGCTGTGTAGGAAGGAAGAGGCTGAGCAGGACATTTTGACCTAGAAACACAGTCTTTGCTTGggcaaaacaaggaaaatgaaatacgTGCCTTGTATGTTGAATGATAGGTAATTGTTTTCATTACAAGTAGCGCGCAGCAGCTGCTTGTGCATGAATGCCCAGAGGCCTGGGAACACCTATCTGTTGCCTTACGAATTTTTGCATGTATTATGTTAAAATGTCCCCACACATACAGGAGTTTAGTCATACTGGGCTCCAGGAATATTGTGTGTACAGTGAGGTCAGTGTGCTCAGAATTCATCAGGCTTTATGTATAGGTGGAGACGAGCCCTGCAGAGCATTTACAGGCATGCAGGGATCAGCTCTGCTGTACAAGAGCTGTGCGTCTGCTTCAGGGCATGCTAAAGGCACAAACCCAAAGCAAAGTGTATCGTGGTAGCCCTACAAAATGGGTGTTATGCATGGAAGTGTGACAAATGAGCACAATGAGCACAAGAAAGCCAATATTGCTTTGTGTGCTGGCAATATGCTGGAGTTGTGGGAGACTGCCTTGTTGTAGAGCTGTTAATTAGGACCGCCCGGCCTTCCAGGGTAACCCCTTCCCGTgtgcctgagctgcagcagtaTCTCAGTTTATAGACCTCAGTTCTCCTTACCACACGAAGTTAAGAAAGTAACAGCAGGCAGATTTGACCCCACACCTGTATGGCACTGAACGCGCACTGAATGCACAGTGCTTTGTTAATAGATCTGACTTTACTGAAGTCAGTGACAAACTCCCATTCACCTAAATGGCAAACGCCAGCTGGATCTCATTCTTCCTCTCCGTCTCCGATGACTCCTAATTATTGCGGCTTGGTTCTATTGAGGTATTAAAGCCATTTCTCGTAACGAGCCACCTGACTCATCTCGCCGTGAACCGCTTCCAACCATTCCGCCGGCTGTTTCCCCGACGCCACCCAGCCGCCATCCAAGCGACGAGCGCTGCCGCTCTGCAGCCGCCGTGCAGCGCGGGGCAGATAAGGCGCGGGGCGGCTATCGGGCGCGGCCGCGTTGTGCCGAGTCATGCTGCCCCAGCGGGCGGCCCGGGAAGGCGGGACGGGAGGAACGGACCGGGAGCGCCGCGCCCGTCTCCTCGCGAGATCGGGGCCGCTATAAaggggcggcgcggcgggggcTGCGGCAGTTGGCGGCTTCCTGCTGGAGCGCGGGGCGCAGCTTGTGCGGTGCGCGGCTCTTTGTGTGAGTGGGGGCGGGGTGCGGGATGGGATCGGATCGTGCGTGCAGCGCGCAGTGCTCGGGGTGGGGGTCGCTTGGGGGTCGGGGTTGCACGTTGCTTTCGCTTATGGCTTACGTCCCgtcccctttctctttttccgTGTCCGCGGAAGGGGTCGAGCGAAGCGCGCTGGGCACGCTGCTCTCTGGGGAGGGTtctgctggagatgctgctttctgcagccgTTTGGcgtgtatttttttcccccctttctttaAAGGGCTATGGGGCTGAGAGAAGCCGGGCACCGCTCCCTGCGCGCCGCCTCCCGGCCCTCCGCCGGCGCTGCGCGTGGGGGAGCGGCGGGAGCTGCGCGGCGGGGGCAGCTCGAAGCGGGGCCGGACCGGACCGGGCCTCGGGCGGCGCGCGCGGAGCGGTCCGGCTGCGGAGCGGCCCCGCCGGGAGCTGGATGGCCGTACCGCCCTTCTCCGTCCGCAGCTCGATGCCTTAACCGCGCTGCTGGGGTGGTGAAGGGGAAGGCTGCCGTGTTTTGGAATGGCCTTTCGCGCCCGTTGGAGTATCCTAAAGGTGTGAATTTCCAGTTGGAATGCAGGCCCGCCTTGTTGTAATTGCAGCCTGGCGGTAAGCGAGGCTGTGAGCAGCCGAGGCGCTCTGAGCTGCCGGAGCTGCGCTTCGTTTGCAGCGCCGTGCTTCCAGAATGAAGGGAGCTCGCACGCAGTCTGTGCTCTGTTCCTCGGCGGATTAGGAAACGCTGTGGCTGTGTGCTCTGTTCCTCGGCGGATTAGGAAACGCTGTGGCTGGAAATCCAAGCAGAACGTATGGCTGCGTGCTGCCCCTACCTGGGAGAGCAGGCGGTGGCAAATCGCATCTGCTtgcttcagagcacagctcttgCAATAGGATACCGCTACATCTCCTAACCTGATGTTAAAGACTTGCAGGCTATCTAAAAAGGGACAATAATTCCTCTCTCAGAAGTATCAGAGAGCGTCTGACTGCCTTTATTTGACACTGTATCCCTAGTATTATGCTCCAGGGAAGTGCTGATGGAGCAAATATAGGTCTGGCATAGTGCTGAGCAAAAGGATGACCTTGAGCTTGAGTACAGGGAAATAATGGAATTCCATGGTAGAGCACAGGGTCGTGTACTCCAGATAAAATAGGTATTGCTTAAAAGACAGAACTTTCTGGTAGAAGGTGTCTCAGAACTGTTGTGTGATGGTAGTTTTTAGAATAGTATCTGCATTTATGGCTCCGTGAAGCGATCAGAGGGCTTATTAATGTCATCATGCTAGACTGTTTCAGTACCATCTTACGAATGCTTTGCAGTTCTGGCTGCCTTGGTTCATAAGATTATGTCCTGATTTGCTGCATTTGAAGATGAATCCCTCAGATGAACTGGGAATGTGGAACTTTTTGTATGTGGCAGTTAAACATGCTGAGTCAGGTGGCATTTTGCAAAGCGAAATGAAGGACGGGGTTATTGTCTGTCTTCTCTGCATGTAAGAGGAGCCTTCAGACGTTAAACTCTTTGTAGAAGCTCTAAATTGATCCGTTTAAACTTGAATCAAAATTAAATCCTTATGACATCTGAGGTAATTCTGCAGGAGCTGTGGTAAGGGAGAAGGAGCCAAGAAATTAAGTGCATCTGACTCGTTCTGGAATGGACTTTGTGCCATGCAAGCAGGGTTTATAAAGGTCTTTGAATCTCAGCTTTCTGTAGCAATGTGAGACTCGGTAATACTAACCTTTCAGGGGCCTGTGTCTCCATGCCAGGTAATTCTTTTACATGTAAAATGACTTCAGTGAGATCACTTGAAGACCGAGCTGAAGGAACTAGGTTATGAAGTTGTCCATTTGAAGGATAGTGCTCTGGAAGTAACTGGAGTTGTGAAGTGCTGAATTCTGAAGTGCTGCATCTGTAGACTGAGCAAAAGTGCTGTGCAGAACATGTTACAGAGGACTAGACCTAGGGCTGGTGGCCAGAAGTAAACTTCTCTTGGCCTCATGTACACTCCTACTCTTTTTCAATGGACTGAAATGTTCAGGGGAACCAGCCTGGCTTCACTGGTTCAAGACTTTGTGGAACTTAAGTTGTTAATGTAAGATGTGAACCAAAATACATCATGAGTCTCTTGTTTGTAAATAAAACAAGGTTTCTTTGTTTGTGAGGCTGGAGAGTAGTTATGGAGAGCATTGTTCTCCTAGAGATTAATAAAACTCTGCTTGGAGACAAGGTTTGGGGTCTTAATTCCCTTGTGAACTTGAGCAAGAGTCTCCTCATCAGTAGTTTGGAAGGAAGGTTTTCTAATTCATCCACCTATTGGAGCTGGAAGACGTAGTGTGAATACAGCTAAAACTCTACAGGCTGGGAGAGAGTTAACTGCCTAATGAGCTGTTACTGGTCAAAGATAACAATTGTATTGTTAGGGAACTGATGTGCCATAAGGAATCTGCTTAGTAGTTCCATCTGGATACCTGACTACCCAGATGATGAGATTAACGTGAATTTTACTTTAAGCCTTGCTGCAAGATCAAATGCTGATTAACTACCCCTTGATGCATGAACTGATGTGATGCACCTGGAAATAAGATATATTCAAACATACAACTATCTAAACTGCTCTGTTAATTCTTTTCTAGATTGAATCAAGATGTCTTCAGGAAAGGCTTTCATTGGAAAACCAGCCCCTGAGTTTACTGCCACAGCTGTAATGCCAGATGGGCAATTCAAAGATATCAAGCTCTCTGACTATAAAGGTAGGCCTATGTGCATCTAATTACACAAATGATATCTCCCCATGTGCAGGAGTTGGGGTGGGGGAGCATCTAATTAAGCCTTGAATTTGGTTTCCAAGTAACAGTGACCACTTGACTGTAAACAATCTACAGTgattttgttcattgctgactGGAGTATGTTTGGGAGGATGTTGACAGCATGGCTGAATGCCCTAATTATGATGATTGTTGGTTATCAGCATAAAATTCCTCTAAAATAGGACACTTAAGTCTTATCCTAGATTCAGTCAGTTTGAGTCTGATACAACATCTTCAAAACATTAGGTGGAGCTACAAAATCTTGTAGGTTTATCTGTTGGTGGAAAGTAGAACTCCCTCTAACTAATGAAGCTTCTTTCTACTGAAGTACTAGAAAGCTATTCTCTTCTCTCACTGCTTGCAAGGCTGGTACTGCTATAGAACCTAAGAGATTAACTGGTGACATTGCTCTTCTAGGAAAATACGTTGTGTTCTTTTTCTACCCCCTGGACTTCACTTTTGTTTGTCCGACTGAAATTATCGCATACAGTGACAGAGCTGATGAATTCAAGAAAATTAACTGTGAAATAATTGGAGCTTCTGTTGACTCTCACTTCTGTCACCTTGCCTGGTAAGAATCGGCCTTTGAACCTCATACAGTATTGTGCCTGGCCTCAGTTCTTACAGGAACTGGATTCAGAGTATTCAGACTTAATTTACTGGTGTATCAAAGGCATGTAGGAAGTACTGTCATTCCAAGTGCTTCTAAACAGAATGGGAATACTGGTCAGTTCCTCTGTTACCTTGTGGCACCCTTCATGCATCCTGAGTGCACTTAGGGTGAGCCTCTGTACCTTATGAGCTGACCTTCTTGCTTTTAGGATCAACACTCCTAAGAAACAAGGTGGTTTGGGCACTATGAAAATCCCACTGGTCTCTGACACAAAGCGTGTCATTGCCCGAGACTACGGAGTACTTAAAGAGGATGAAGGTATTGCATACAGGTAATGAGCAATAAGGTAAACCTGTTGTTATTGCAACATACAGCTTTAGTGCAGAACTTGCATGTACTTGAACACCTGTAGCAAACTGAAGTTCTTAGCTATTCAAGAGGTAAGCTGCTTTAAGCTATTGCTTCTACAAGGAGAGACGTTACTTGTTTAGCCTTATGGTTTTGGTAAGCTAGATAAatgtctgctgctttcctttgatAACAGCATTACTTAGAGCGCTACCTATCTGCATGGTGCAGGTGAGCTTATGCAAATATGGCTAACACAAGGTGTTAGTTATGAAAGTGATTAGAGGTATTTAGTGAGGGATTAAAAGCTATGCTTTATCTTTTAGTCAGCTGAGCAGTTGAAGTTGCTGAGGGAGCTGAACTGTTAATTCTTCATGTGACTTTAGAGAGCTAACTGATCGGTGATTGGCCAGAGCTGTATTTCAAAGAATTGCatagttcttttttctttagaaagaattcccttcttttcttcttttattttcattccactGGTATTCCTTAAaccaaaataaacacattaaaGTAGCATTTTTACTTCATATTTATCTGCTATCTCTCTTAGCTCCTCTTGGCTGTGTTTATTTATCATGGTGTTGTATTAGCATGTAAACAGAGGGCTCTTCtttttgagaaaggaagagGTCAATAATGCTGTACCATGCCATTAAGTTTTGTGATGGAATGTTTCTGAAACTCGCTTCAGACAAATCTGTCAGAATCAGTGTTTAACTTCAGGTCTGTCTTTGTAGGGGTCTGTTCATAATCGATGAGAAGGGGATCTTGAGGCAGATCACAATCAATGATCTTCCCGTTGGCCGTTCTGTTGATGAGACCCTCAGGCTTGTGCAGGCCTTCCAGTTTACAGATAAACATGGAGAAGGTAAGGGTTCACTCTGATTCTCTAGAGAACAGTATTAACTAGAATAGGTTTGCTAAAAGATAGTAAGTATGTATATAGAATTGTGCTTCTTGTAATGAAGCTGCTCCTGTGAAGCGGTTTGAAGCACACCTTAATGCCATACAACCTTATTCCAGCTAATAGTCCATCAAGTATTTGCCTGGTGTTGAAATCACTTAAACGAAGCGCTGGGCATCTTGGCAAGTATGTAGAAGTGGTCTGTCTTCAATTAGACAACGCTCTGTAATACCCTTTTTCAATTAGAAAATACTCAAATGCTGAAGAACATGTCTTATGCTTGCCTCTACAGGCAAAACTAACTTAGACTCAGCTCTCAGGTGTGATAAACTGATGCAATTGATACTGATGATAAGTTTATTAAGCAGTCTGTTGAAGCATTTAAATTTTCTGATTTGTATTTGTGAATATTGAGGCCAGGCAAAGGGGAAAATAGCAAAGGGGAAAATGGCAAAGAGTTCTTGTGCCTGTAGTAGTGGTTCAAAGGTGCTTGAGGCTGGTTGCTTTTCgtaaagaagagaagaagaagaaaaaaaaaaccactgcaTATGAAAGCTTTGATGTGGTTTATTTAAAGCCAAAATTGACATATAGGTGTTAATATGTTTAGCTGTCATTAATTAATTGCAGGTATTGCTATTGGTCATGCTTAACTTGCTTCAGAACTGGTAGATCCGTGTTGCACTTTAATAAAACCAGTTGCTGTTGTACTTGTGCCCAGCCCCAAGAGCGTCAGTGTTTCTGAACTTGGATGCCATGTTCTAGGTTCTTTTTCAACTGAGGAGGTATCCCTAATATATGTTGATGGGGCAGTCACATGTCTTGCAAATGAAGCCTTTTGAGGTTTACTGTGCCCTGGAGTAGTCAAAATCTGGCAGAAGCTCCTCTTACAGAGCTAAGACTGAAGTCTAGGCTAGGATGAGGTATACAGCAGTACTCAGAAGCTGAGAGCTGAAGATGGTGCTGAATTGATTAATGTATGTTCTATGTGTTGCACAAATCTTAAAAGCTGTGTTGTTGCTAGCGTGCTTTGTCTGTATAAAACATTGAGCAGGAGTGGCTAGGAAGGCTCACATGTTCTTATTGTTTCAGTGTGCCCAGCTGGCTGGAAGCCCGGCAGTGATACAATCAAGCCTGAtgttcagaaaagcaaagagtaTTTCTCCAAGCAGAAGTAAACTTTCGTTGAGTGGAAACTAGTATGCCTTACATAAAGAGCAAGTACCAGTTACCGAACTTTGACTAAATAATTGCGTTTGAGTCAAGGGATCATGCTATAGGTATaaacagtaactttttttttttacttgaaggAAAGTTTGTCCTGTTGACAGTAACTTCATAGAAGACCCTAATGATCAATATCTGTACATCAGGGCCTATTGACTTTAGTGACAATGCAGTATATGTGGTTAGCCATGTGTTGCATATAGAACAATGGTATCCTTTTGTAACTATTAAACTTGTGGAAAGAGCACATCGTGTACTGGTCTTATGTAGTCAAGGGCTTCAAGAGTGGCGCAGGCTGTGCTTCTGTTTCACTGACAAGTACTGGCAAAATTAATTCactagaaaatacagaaagtttttttttttttcctctctagaGGGAACTGTACTCCTTCATAGCATATGGGGTATGGTGTGATGCCCTGGTTCAGTAAGACAGCTTCTAAATAGCGGTGAAAGATCATGGTCTCGCAGCTCAGTCTTTTGAACTGTCTGTAGACAGTTTAATTCCTGGAGgccttctgcagctgcattGCAATGGAGATACTAACACCtcagttctgtgtttctataGGAAAGTTcttggcagaagaaaaatctggaaTGTAGAGCAGCACAGTTTGACCTGGATCTGTCAGGGTTAAGAAATGCTACAGTGCCTGGAGTGTGAAGCCCTGTTGTGGCTGACAGAGGCCAGGCAAGTCTTAATGTGCGGTGTAAacttatttctgcatttattttggtTAAATTTGATTGCATAGGCAAAAACTCTGGGAATCTTAATGTCCTGTTTGAAGACAATAGAGGAGTGGAATACTGGGCTTCCtagaaaacaaatttccttGGATATGATGTGGCTTCTTTGGATACACAACGTGGAGTTGACAGGACTGAGAACATGCTAGTTGATCATATGACTACAAGGTGCTGAAGATCAAAAGGGTGATGCTATAAACTTGGATTGGCTCAGCTTCACCTTTAATCTTTGTACCAGAAATGAATTTTATAATGTGCACATAAGGCCATAGTCATATGCCTTGATTAACTTAAACTTAATTACAGCTGCGTTGGCCATGTGGCTTCATGGTTAAAGGTGCCTTGTAATGATGTTCAGATCAGCAGGAACTATTGCTTTGCAGTGCAAGTGGGTTAGAGCCTTGTGATGTTTATGTACCTGTGAAGATCCAACTCTCAAGTGAAATGATTCTCAGTTGCATTACTTTGCTTAGTGTTTAGAGCCCACATGACTCTTCCCATGGAGACATCAGAGCATCTTAACATCCATAGATTGTTGAAGTAATGGCTGCAGGGTCTAACCAAACGCCTGCATTTAAAGCTGTAGTTGTATGGGAGTTGTGTATAGATGCTTGATGAGGTTCAAGGTAAGTGAACAGTACTGAAGCAATACTGAACATGAAGTTCTGCCCTGTTGGTGAAAGGGAAATGGGGGAGGTCAGAGCTGGTCTGGTGTCAAACTTCAGTTGTGTTGTGCTCTGTTTACTTTAAGTAAAGTAAACTTTAAAGTATGAGGGAATTGGTAACAGCAGGCCTTGGGATGGCTCTTGTGTGCTTCAGGCTATTGGAACgtgttgtgtttttaatttctctgataTAACTAAAATGACGTCTAGTGCAGCCCACAGGACGTGGGCAGTCCCTGCTCCTGGGCCGCCCTCCTCCCTCAGGCGGCGGAATTGTTCCCGCCCCGCCGGGAGGCGCCGCCCGCCATTTCCCCGCAGTCGGGTCGCTGTGTGGCTGCGGGTGCGGGGCGCCTCGGTGGGCGGGCCGGTGTGGGAAGTCCCGATAAACGCCTGCCGCCTTCGCTCGCCTAACGGCTCCTCTGGCGAGCGGGGCTTCCTTTGAACACCGCCGTGTGGTGGGCGGGCTGAGGCGCTCCGCAGTGCGTTCACCCAGTGCAGCAAGCTGCGGCCAGTGCAAGAGCTCAAAGCCCTGAACACATGTGGGGCAGGAGCTTGCCTTGTGTTTGTACTGCTACGTGTTTGTGCCAGATAGCCAGCTAAACGTGGGAGCAAATGCAGTTAAATCCATACAACTGAAGATTCTCTTCATCCCTCGGCCATGTGAGATGCTAGGCTTTCTGCAGGTTATTTCAAATTGGCAATGGAACACTTGTTTTGGTATCACTAAGCATTTTCCTTACGTAGATGAAAAGGGCCACTTTGACAGAAGGAGTTTCcatctgtttctgaaaaacacTCCTTTAGAAAATCTTAACAGTCGATTCCTTGACAAGCACTCCAGCCTTCCTGTGGGAcctttggattttcttttattggcTTTTCCAACAAATCAGTGCAGTTCTAAGAACAAAAGCAGGTGGGTTACATAACACAACTATTGTGAAATGATGCCGTTTGGTTAGAAAAGGATGTGAACTCTGGCAGTTGTACTCCTTAATATAGACCCAGAAGAGCAGTGGGTCTTACTGCATTCATGGTTTGAGAAATGTACTCTATGAAAACTCTCAGTTACTCTGCTGTTCAGCAGTGACAGCCTGTGTTAGTTCTGAAGTATCTTGGACAGATTAAGCTGCAGAGGGCTTACAATGGAAACTTTGTGATTCAGCTTTGCAAGGGAACAATAAGAAGTGCCGGGGGGCTGTGTGAGGCCATAGGTGGGctgggcaggcagctctgctcagtgtgTGCTGTGAATGGACAAGCCCGTGCAGCTGGGcggctgcagagctgtggcagcGCTGCATTGCTGGCAGTTCCTGCTGAGGTAAGCTCATCCCACCACACCTAGTGATGATGGCTTTGGACTTCAACACGAAACTTGGCTCTTTGAGCTGAAACTTATATCACCGTGTGAGTGTACTGTGGTTTATAGTGTTTCTGTAACAGATACTGACTACATATCTACATGAAGTCTTGAAATATCCATGCTGACAGAGAAATGTCTTCTGAGAGAAAAGCCTTTTATCTACAACTGAAGTcaaggaaagataaaactgatcAAAATTCACTTTTTCACAAATACTGTTTCTAGCTAGGGAAAGAGCCTGCTGAGATGATTGAAGCAATGGAGGAATGCAGGGAGACTTTTCTGAGTAGTACTAGAAAAAAGGTGACAGCATGAAATGAGAATCTAAAGCAAtataatagatttttttaaatgtgttaatAGAGAAACTAATGATTCTGCATTAATTTAAGATTCTATTAAGATTTTTCAACCTATGTAGCCACGCCTCCTCCTGCTTTAATTGAGCTGCAGGGACTTGCCCACCCCATCCTTTATTTTGCATGGGAGAAAAATGGCCTCCAGAAATTTTGGTGGTGTGAGACATCTGATTCTCAATCAATACcctgttattaaaaatgaaattgtttgcCAAGCTGTGCTTGAAtatcaaaatatcaaaattcTCATGAGAAATGTATTGTGGATATAATTCCCCTTCATTGGAATTACATGTATTCTTCATGAAGGTGGAAGGTCGAATACTCACAGATAGAAAGTCACATTTTCAAGGGTTGTGGTGTATATTTTTGGAGAGATTTCAGATGTTCCAATAATTTTTCAATCTTCAGCAAAACCTCATTTTTGTTGCACTTCCTACATATTTCCCTTGACTATGCCAGTCATTGGAGAGAAATTACTACTCCTGTTTTCCCCTTTATAGGGCTGTTCTTCCAAGCATTATCACTGTATACCTGTTCTCAggtgcagaaagaagaaaagcatttgtattCCTTCCCTGAAAACATAAAGGGAAAGTGCTCTGTTTGCATTCTGCAGCAAACATATTGATGATCTGTGGTGAGATATGTGGTATGGTGGGAAGCCAAAATATACTTGTCCATTTTGGTAGATGAATGTGATGGTTAAGGTTGGAGAGTTAAAGCTGGCTCTCTGCTGTAATAAATAGCAACACCCACTTCCTCTTCAAGAACGGCTTTAGAACCACTGCACCTGAAAGCAGGCTTCTTCAATGCATGTTTTGCTTGGAACTGAACAGCGTGCTGATGGCCACACTGACTGCTTGCTGCCTATGGTTCAGACAGCAGCATcaggaagcagctctgcaacaCAGTCCTCAGTGCAGTCCTTAGTCAATCCAGAGTGTTTATTCTTGCACTACTGAGATAAGAGTAATTGGTTTAACtggtgggggggaaaaaaaataggccctggagtgttttcttgtttctgaggAATAATCACCATGACTGCTTGTCACCAGATTAGACAGTGCTTTGCATTTAATCAGTATTGTCTGTCACAGATTTAATCTTAATTAAAATctcaccatttttttcttcatttctgactTCATCATTAACCTCCACTGATGGAGCAGGTAAATTATTAATGCTATGCACATggagaaatgacaaaatatttgatTACTTTGAAACATATGGAATATCTTGTGAAATGTGAATTGAAAGTCCGATAtcttcttacttttctttactgctCAGGTCTTAAATGCTCCCCCTGCTGCTTATAGTGAGAAagaacttaaatattttaaaaatgagaatttagTGAAAACTtcacacagaattgtaggggttggaagggacctccagagatcg from Lagopus muta isolate bLagMut1 chromosome 5, bLagMut1 primary, whole genome shotgun sequence includes the following:
- the PRDX1 gene encoding peroxiredoxin-1 gives rise to the protein MSSGKAFIGKPAPEFTATAVMPDGQFKDIKLSDYKGKYVVFFFYPLDFTFVCPTEIIAYSDRADEFKKINCEIIGASVDSHFCHLAWINTPKKQGGLGTMKIPLVSDTKRVIARDYGVLKEDEGIAYRGLFIIDEKGILRQITINDLPVGRSVDETLRLVQAFQFTDKHGEVCPAGWKPGSDTIKPDVQKSKEYFSKQK